One genomic region from Marmota flaviventris isolate mMarFla1 chromosome 6, mMarFla1.hap1, whole genome shotgun sequence encodes:
- the Zscan31 gene encoding LOW QUALITY PROTEIN: zinc finger and SCAN domain-containing protein 31 (The sequence of the model RefSeq protein was modified relative to this genomic sequence to represent the inferred CDS: inserted 4 bases in 3 codons; deleted 4 bases in 3 codons; substituted 4 bases at 4 genomic stop codons) codes for MASAEEQDELKIVKVEEDPLWDQETYLPVNSFSGQEASHGLFRQFCFXETPGPXEALSRLXELCHQWQRLEIHTKEHILELLVLEQLLIILPEELQAWVQEHHLESGXVVEDLEQELSEPGNQAPYQEYRHVNVLTEDMVHPKGKQESTVIQLQSMVTQFKYEAFGLHQFQEQGGKTIPENQKLVSKQKVLKEMEHFGESRFQKNVSLDSKYRETCKHENKVEKQSCHSVGERCHQWNECGKSFTQSSVLIQHQRIHTGEKPHECEECGKAFSXNHTGEKPYQCKECGKSFSASNGLIRHRRIHTGEKPYQCEACGKAFCLSSXRLHTEEKCYQCNQYGKAFSQNAGLFQHLXIHTDEKPYQCSQWCKSFSRWTLLMKHQRSHTGERPYKCDECGKTLVITATLLAILESILLLNWSHFMDFQAPKCDFLGK; via the exons ATGGCTTCAGCAGAGGAACAGGATGAACTTAAGATTGTGAAGGTGGAAGAAGATCCTCTCTGGGATCAAGAAACCTACCTTCCAGTGAACAGCTTTTCTGGCCAGGAGGCCTCACACGGACTT TTTAGGCAATTTTGTTTCTAAGAGACTCCTGGTCCTTGAGAAGCTCTAAGCAGGCTCTAAGAACTCTGTCATCAGTGGCAGAGACTAGAGATTCACACCAAGGAGCATATTCTAGAGCTGCTGGTGCTAGAGCAGCTCCTGATCATTCTACCTGAGGAGCTACAGGCCTGGGTGCAGGAGCACCATCTAGAGAGTGG TGTGGTGGAAGATCTGGAGCAAGAGCTTAGTGAGCCTGGGAACCAG GCCCCATACCAGGAATACAGACATGTTAACGTGCTTACAGAGGACATGGTACATCCTAAGGGCAAGCAGGAATCAACAGTCATCCAGCTCCAGTCTATGGTG ACACAGTTCAAATATGAAGCTTTTGGCCTCCACCAATTTCAAGAACAAG GGGGTAAGACTATACCTGAAAACCAGAAGTTGGTATCAAAACAGAAAGTCTTAAAAGAAATGGAACATTTTGGGGAGAGCAGATTccaaaaaaatgtttctctgGATTCTAAGTACAGAGAAACTTGTAAACATGAGAACAAGGTAGAAAAGCAGAGTTGCCATTCAGTTGGAGAAAGATGTCACCAGTGGAATGAATGTGGGAAAAGCTTCACTCAGAGCTCAGTCCTTATTCAGCaccagagaatccacactggggagaagccacatgaatgtgaagaatgtgggaaGGCTTTCA GGaaccacactggagagaaaccctatcaATGTAAG GAGTGTGGGAAATCCTTCAGTGCCAGCAATGGCCTCATCAGACACAGAAGAATCCACACAGGAGAAAAACCCTATCAATGTGAAGCATGTGGAAAGGCTTTCTGCCTCAGCT TTAGATTACACACTGAAGAGAAATGCTATCAGTGTAATCAGTATGGCAAAGCCTTTAGTCAGAATGCAGGACTTTTCCAGCATCTCTAAATCCACACTGATGAGAAACCTTATCAATGCAGTCAGTGGTGTAAAAGCTTTAGTAGGTGGACACTCCTTATGAAACATCAAAGAAGCCACACTGGAGAGAGACCTTATAAGTGTGATGAGTGTGGGAAAACTTTGGTCATCACTGCCACCTTATTAGCCATTTTAGAATCCATACTGTTGCTGAACTGGTCTCATTTCATGGACTTCCAGGCCCCTAAATGTGACTTTCTTGGAAAGTAA